One part of the Macrobrachium rosenbergii isolate ZJJX-2024 chromosome 3, ASM4041242v1, whole genome shotgun sequence genome encodes these proteins:
- the LOC136851516 gene encoding uncharacterized protein, producing the protein MVSLVGKFLPPEKNSEVLANISYIMPGLDKARRQDIKTLLSKYPHMTKGKLGCTSITEHTIWLEESMQPIAQGYYKVNPQHAERTHAQVQFQLDLGLIEKWCSPWVSTVVLVPKEGGGDRFCINFRILPTTPHSSLPGHPRPGPPF; encoded by the coding sequence ATGGTCAGCTTGGTTGGGAAGTTTCTCCCACCAGAGAAGAATTCGGAAGTCTTGGCAAACATCAGTTACATCATGCCAGGACTCGACAAGGCCAGGAGACAAGACATTAAGACCCTCCTCTCCAAGTACCCTCATATGACGAAGGGCAAACTTGGGTGCACATCGATTACGGAACACACCATTTGGCTGGAGGAATCCATGCAGCCAATTGCACAAGGGTACTATAAAGTCAACCCCCAACATGCAGAGAGGACACATGCACAGGTTCAGTTCCAGCTAGACCTGGGCCTGATTGAAAAGTGGTGTAGTCCCTGGGTCTCCACGGTGGTGTTAGTTCCCAAGGAAGGTGGTGGTGATAGGTTTTGCATCAACTTCCGAATCTTACCCACTACCCCGCATAGCAGTCTGCCTGGACATCCTAGGCCAGGCCCCCCTTTTTAA